From the genome of Pristiophorus japonicus isolate sPriJap1 chromosome 18, sPriJap1.hap1, whole genome shotgun sequence:
tgagacgttaaactgaggccccgtctgccctctcaggtttgaTATAAaagatccccggtgtcctgggaccaacatttatccttcaactaacatcacaaaaaacagattatctggtcattatcacattgctgtgtgtgggagcttgctgtgcgcaaattggctgctgcgtttcccacattacaacagtgattacacttcaaaaagtacttcattggctgtaaagcactttgaaacattcaggttgtgaaaggcgttatagaaatgcaagtctttatggtGATTGAGTTAGGAGAGTATCTCACTCTACAATGCCACCCAGTGGCCAGATGCTGCAACTACATTGTGACTGTTGACATagcaaaattgaatgggaaatATTGAAGTAGCAATTTGGAAAATGTGACCAAAGATTGTGACAGCAGCAGTAAGGTATCCCATCTATAACCAACGTCCACATTATAGAGCAGAGGTCACTGGGATAGTAAACAGTAGCGCTGGCTGATCATTCCAGCTCCTCGCCCAGCAAGGCCAAAGAACAATGGTAGCAGCCAATGCTGCCCCTGCTGGgagcagctaactcagcacagagcagGGATTAAACCCCGGGGCCTTCCTGATCCAGGTCTGCACCATCGGAACCGCTGTGTTCATTTCTTGTGAGGCACATTAATGCTGGGAAATTAATCACAGCTCAACCtcgagaacataggaacaggacaaggcccattcagcccctcgagcctgctccaccattcaatgagatcatggctgatctgcgacctaactccataaacccgcctttgccccatatccctcaacacctttggttaacaaaaatctatcatctccgatttaaaattaacaattgacccggcatcaattgccgtttgggggaagagagttccaaacctctcccaccctgtgtgtgtagaaatgtttcctaatttcactcctgaaaggtctggctctaatttttagactgtgcccctagtcccagactccccaaccagcggcaatagtctctctctatctaccctctctgttccccttaatatcctgaaaacttccatcagatcgccccttaaccttgtAAATTCCGGGGAATACAAcccgtttgtgtaatctctcctattGCTGCCAGTATCACATGACAGAAATTTATTTACATTTCCCATAGCAACCATTataacaacatcagaaataggagcaggagtcggccattcggcccctcgagcatgctccaccatttaataagatcatggctgatccgatcatggactcagctccacttccctgcccgctccccataaccctttatttccttattgctcaaaaatctgtctatctccaccccaaatatattcaatggcccagcctccacagctctctggggcagagaattctacagatttacaaccctctgagagaagaaattcctcatctcagttttaaatgggcagccccttattctgagaccaggccccctagttctagattcccccacgagggaaacatcctctctgcatctaccctgtccagccccctcagaatcttatatgtttcaataagatcacctctcattcttctaaactccaatgagtagaggcccaacctgctcaacctttcctcattagtcaaccccttcaactcaggaatcaaccgagtgaaccttctctgaactgcctccaatgcaagtatatcctttcgtaaatacggagaccaaaactgtacgcagtactccaggtgtggcctcatcttaCAGATATCCAGCTCTAGCCATTTCTCAATAACCGTtattaatttctccacttcctcatggaggaaattcttggttcttcttgcacgctcttgcgccattcgtctattgaaatcaaacgcaggtaatgttcaaagatcacacttacacctctcttacacctatccagcactcctttccacttccTCAGCCACACAaacatcaatattcagacctcacctttatatatgctccatagccacttagcctgtctatatcccattgcagacttttttgtgtccttctgagtTAGTTGGCCAATGACTGACCAAACCAAGTTGAGTTTTGTGCCAAGTCCAGTTAAGTTTtgtgctgttcactaaaaccctcCAGAGACTGGACTTGAGGTGCTGCCCAAATTAATGTCACAAGCCCCTCGACAGCTACCAGTCAGAAAGGATCAGCAATCCTCCAGAATTAAACTgacatctccaggaattaaagatcaaTCTCCCGGAACACTTTTGCCAGCGACACCTGGGAAGAAATATCAGAGGGGCATTTTTCAAATTTACGCTCAACACTTGCTTGTTCATCGATTATAATAATATGGGAGATTGGACAATGGTCGTTTGATCGAGCGAGGCGGTCGGAGGCAAGAGGTCAAATTTCCGGGAAtacctctgtaatgtatttgcttcatgggatcttgcttcagaattcacagcaacacattgctattaagaactagttggtttatcagtaaaaggtttaacaatcacacgacacattaccggtccatccaccaggctcacaaccacctgccccatcgtggatcccccgaacccaactggctggggttttattgagtcttgtgaacatcacgtgactggctaagccactcacaatgcaacagctctacaactattttaaactaaacttttaatcaagtgtcccctttgGTAAGGGCATGACAACTCATAAATTTAGACACTAAACTTTAAGGAAGCTtagctcaaattaaaatttggttgccgggggtgatgatgcactccagtccctccggtgcccacctctcgcggaaggccgcgagcgtaccggtggacaccgcgtgctccatctccagggacaccctggctcggatgtaacgacagaagagaggcaggcagtcgggctgaacgaccccctcgaccgcccgctgcctggaccggctgatggcacacttggccgtgcccaggagcagtcctacgaggagggccttggacctacccgctccccaccgcacagggtgcccaaagatccggagtgtgggactgaagtgcaaccagaatttcaggagcagcccttttaaataatggaacaggggctgcaacctcgtgccttcaataaaaacatggaacacggactcttccagaccgcagaaattgcaggcggcctgggagtctgtgaaccggcttaaaaatttattgcacggcactgctccgtgcaccaccctccaggccaagtccccgataaataaggggaggactcccgcgtagagtgccctccatcggggacccccgcctcctccggacggcaagatggtacgccatggcgtgtccggacggcaggcgagggtggcaaggtggagagtgtgcaggagcagcccgtacaggaatcccctccgcgcggaactgaaaggcacagaggggatttcccggaggaggctcaagttgtgaggcgccggctcccgatggaggtagctctacaaacctgtgaacatactcatagGAGCCTACATTACAGCCACcaaccagaaacatagaaaataggtgcaggagtaggccattcggcccttcgagcctgcaccaccattcaataagatcattgctgaacattcacctcagtacccctttcctgctttctctccataccccttgatccctttagccgtaagggccacatctaactcccttttgaatatatccaatgaactggcatcaacaactctctacagcagggaattccacaggttaacaactctctgagtgaagaagtttctcctcatctcggtcctaaatggcttacccctatccttagactgtgtcccctggttctggacttccccaacatcgggaacattcttcctgcatctaacatgtccagtcccgtcagaattttatatgtttctatgagaacacatctcatccttctaaactccagtgaatacaggcccagtctctcctcatatgtcagtccagccatcccgggaattagtctggtgaaccttcgctgcactccctcaatagcaagaacatccttcctcagattaggagaccaaaactctaaacaatattccaggtgaggcctcaccaaggccctgtacaactgcagtaagacctccctgctcctatactcaaatcacctagctataaaggccaacataccatttgccttcttcaccgcctgctgtacctgcatgccaactttcaatgactgatgtaccatgacacccaggtctcgttgcacctccccttttcctaatttgccgccattcaggtaatattgtgccttcgtgtttttgccaccaaagtggataacctcacatttatccacattatactgcatctgccatgcatttgcccactcacctaacctatccaagtcaccctgcagcctcttagcgtccccttcacagctcacaccgccacccggcttagtgtcatctgcaaacttggagatattacgctcaattccttcatctaaatcattaatatatattgtaaataactggggtcccagcactaaaccctgtggcaccccactagtcactgtctgccattcagaaaaggacccgtttatcccgactctctgcttcctgtctgccaaccagttctctatccacgtcagtacattacccccaataccatgtactttaattttgcacaccaatctcttgtgcgggaccttgtcaaaaggactTTTTAAAACCAAAGCTGGTAAACATACTgacagaggagactttcatccGGTTAGACGGAGGTTGGATTTGAACCCGGGTCCCAGAGATAAAAGGTTGGTGGCAAATCCGCGGCCCCGCCCACTTCCCCGCAGCATTGCCGTTAAACCATTCACACACGCTAAGCAGCTCGGCCTTACTTGAGAAAACTCCAGACGAGACAGGGCGAGAGGCAGTGCAGGACACAGATCGGGAGGTTGAAGATTGAGTAGAGGCTGGGTTCCAGTGCAGTCGGTCCGCCCCCGTTTATCATCACCACCTTGTGCACTTGATCCGGATACTCGTGAGCCAGGAACGTACAGAATGAAACCCTGCGGGAGAAAGACTTCAGGGTAAGACACCGGACACATACTGCTGGGATACCCGAGAAACTACACCTGACAGACCCTTCCGGCCTTCAAGCTCTCCCTCCATTGCAACCTTCCTCGTGCATTCTAGCAACACTGCTGTAGCTATCTCTCCTCATGAACTTTCCTCTCATCCCTCAATAGAACACTTCTTTACCTTCACCCACCCCTCAGCCACGGGTCCTGAGGCCAAGTACAGTCCCCGAACGGCCGAATCCCCCTCACCAACCCAGTTCATGCCAACGCCAGTTGGCGCATTTACCCACGGGAGGGAGGTTGAAGACAATGGCTCGGTATAAACGTACCCGTAGGAGTGTCCGATCAGAATGTTGCGCTTTTTCCCGTAGCGCTTGAAGATGGCTCTCATGTCCTCGGCGAGGGCGTAAAAGGTGTAGGCAGCGCCAATCTTTGGCGCGGAGCTGGAGCCATGCCCAGCGAGGTCGGGGGCCACCACCTCGTAGCCCAGTTTGCCGAAGAAGTCCAGCTGCTCTTTCCAGATATCCAGCGAGCCACCCACGCCGTGGATGAAGAAAAGAGCCACGTCGGAATGTGTGCCCTTGCAGCTGGTGATCCGCTTCTTGCAGTCGATCACCACCGTCTTCTTGGGCTTGCGCCTGCGCCGCTTGGCCGTGCCCGGCTCCGGGGCGGTGTGGCCGTTGGCAGCAGCGGGCTGGGGCCCGGTGGAGTTGGCATCGGAGAGCTCGATCTCCACCGTTCTGCCAGGCTCGGTGTTGCCGTTGCGACAGTGCAGGATCTCGGAGCAGACGACGTCGCCCAGGTTCTCGATCACCACCTGCCCGTTGCGATAGACGGAGATCTTGCGCTTGCAGTGCACCACGCCTTTACCggacagctcctcctcctcctcccgctgctCCACCGGCACCACCGCCACCGCATTCTCCTCTTCCACAGGAGTCCGGCACGGCACAATGTGCTTGACCCGCAGGACACGCCCGGGCTTCACCTCGACGTAATCGTAGCCGTCGCTGGACTCCACGCTGTCAATGGCGCCCACCATGTTCAGTGTCCCGCCGGTGATGCAGCACATGATCCCGTCGGTTATGCTGGTCAACATATTGGTCCTTGGAAGGGCAGAAaattggagacagagacaacgTTAGGGAAGCATTTCAGACTTTCTACCTCCATTCCAATTAAACAAATCTTTAAAAAACTTTTTTGAATCAAAAgatagatttgcatttctataacaccttttcccgaagtcccaaagcactttacagacaatgaagtactttttgaagtatagtcattttTTTattgtagggaaacgcagcagttaatttgcgcacagcaagctcccacaaacagcaatgtaataatgaccagataatctgttttagtgatgttggtcgagggataaatattggccccaggacaccggggagaactcccctgctcttcttcgaaatagtgccctgggatcttttacatccacctgagagagcagacggggcctcggtttaacatctcatccaaaagacggcacctccgacagtgcggcgctccctcagcattacactgaagtgtcagcctggatctttgtgctcaagtccctgaagtgggatttgaacccaccgccttctgactgaggcgagagtgctgcccactgagccacagctgacacagtgctgcactccctcggcactgcattggagtgtcagcctagattatgtgaaaCTCCCGAAAGTCCAAGAACGCAGGCTTGAATGCTTATGGCGGAaacctggtttagccattcattgccagatctggctggaccagatCATGCACTATCGGGTCTTGCCAAAActactcactattccaggatcatccggcTTCTCTCTTCAATTACCaaacatcttcttaaacccctctcccttccaccccgtttccaacaagtgcgaggagttcatggacttctttgtcattgATATTGAGACCATCCGTCCAGCTGACCCAGTCGtattcctctctccctcgcccACCAAACCAATCTTCCCCCAGAGTTTCCTCCTGCCTTATCCCGGAACTTGCAACTTTAGgccctctcctatctcccctcatgccctctccaaacTCATTTTGTCGATGGGACTCAACTCCtgatccctcgaccctattcccaccaaactgctgacaacCCACCTTCCTTGCCGAGCTGATATTAACAGTTCTCTTTCCTCAGGTATGTCATGTTTGtagccacaatgtaacaccactgtattactgtatacactcaacttagatgcacaccttgaccacaaggggtgaacttgtgggagacactcctcacctgatcacacaggtataaaaagggaggtcccacacagggtcatcacttctggagtgctgtaataaagagttaaggtcacagagtgaccttgtccctggaatgtgcctcgtgtggtttcatactgtagagtaaggactttacattggcgacgggaattcacgacccacgagaatggccaccggtagcacagaggaacggtactgtgtcggggaagactgggacgattttgtcgagaggcttcagcaaagcttcgttatgaaagactggctgggggatgcagcggccgacaagagaAGGActaatctgctgaccagctgcgggccaaagacttacgcgctcatgaaggacttactagcacccgaaaagccggcggacaaaacctttgaagagctcagcaaattaatcagggagcacctcaaaccggcgagcagcatacatatggcccgacacagattctacacccaccaacgtcgtgaaggacagagcataccggactttgtagtggacctccggcgtttggccagcctctgtaagttcacagatgcctgcaggggggagatgctaagggacttctttatcgagggcatcggtcatgcgggaatttttcgcaagttaattgcgaccaaggatttgaccttggaagcggtggcgttgatagctcaaactttcatggcgggagaggaagagacaaaaatgatttacgcgcgcaattctgcctctaacgtggtgatggatcagggagtcaacatcataaatgctactcagagccccgcaggcaggcaggggcagtccaacatttaccaggcagcaagagaccccagagcaggacctcaacagagacaatggcaggctgaacagacattcacatcatcacagtggacaatgcggctcgggatggggccattgacaaccTCTAATAGGATACTTAAGATCAGTCAAagcgacagtcagcgcggaattcctggccatagtccctttgtccccaacaatggaaactttaactcgtgctggaggtgtgggggaaaacattcagccagatcttgcagattccaacattttgtctgcagaaactgcaatctcagtggccatttagcccgaatgtgtagaaaacctgtaaCCAGACTGATacatgagacagagggaccagaagagggttctgtgaggcaggatgacttttggggcaaatcgatggatgccgaggttcagcgggtccatgtggcgaatattcacagttcatacaccagaacaccaccaatgatgatgagggttttgttgaacggtatcccagtacgcatggagctggacactggggccagccagtcactcagcaattcgagaagctatggccactcaaagccagtggacccaaattagaacatattgagacacaattacggacttacaccaaggaaatcattccggtgctaggcagtgcaatgttggctgtcacacacaatgggctagtgaaccggctgccgctctggattgtcccgggcaatggtcccgttctgctggggaggagctggttagtcgagatgaactggaaatggggggatgttcacgcaatgtcctcggtggggcgaagttcgtgctcacaagttctataacaattcgagtcactatttcaaccgggcatcgggactttcaaaggcactaaagtagtgatacacatcaccccggatgccaggccagtgcaccacaaagccagagtggtgccgtatgtgatgcgtgaaaaaatcgagagcgaattggaccggctgttgcgagagggcatcatctcgcctgttgaattcagtgactgggcgagccccattgttcccgtcctaaaagcggatggctctgtcaggatctgtggcaactacaaggtcaccatcaatcggatgtccctacaagatcaatacccgctcccgagagcggaggacctctttgccacactggcaggcggcaagctgttcaccaagttggatctcacttcagcctatatgacccaggaactggctgatgaatccaaattactgaccaccatcaccacgcacaagggactgtttgtgtataacaggtgcctgtttgacattcgatcagcggctgtgattttccaacgtaacatggaaagcctgcttaaatccattcctggaacgatcgtattccaggacgacatcctcatcacgggtcgagacaccgaggaacacctccacaacctggaggaggtgctacgccgactggaccgggtaggcctgcgactcaagaagtctaaatgtgtgtttttagctcccgaggttgagtttctgggcaggaggattgctgcagatgggattcggcccaccgaatccaaaacagaggcgattcgacgagcacccaggccctgcaacacatcggagcagcgttcattcctgggactgttgaactatttcgggaactttctgccgaacttgagcatgttgttggagccgctacacgtgctcctgcgtaagggttacgattggttttgggggactgtcaggaacgggattttgatcgggcgcaaaacctactttgttcaaacaagttgttgaccctgtacgacccctgtaaacgtttagttctgaattgtgatgcatcgtcctatggggttgggtgcgtgttgcagcagggtaacgctgagggtcagctacaacctgtggcttatgcctccagtcactctctcaagcagaacagggatatgggatgatcgagaaggaagcgcttgcatgtgtctatgctgtaaaaaaaaatgcatcagtacctcttcggtcggaagtttgaattagagacggaccacaagccactcacatccctgttgtcagacagccaggctgtcaatgccaacgcatcagctcgcatacagcgatgggccctcacgctagcggcctatgactactccatccggcaccggcccgccaTTGAAAACTGcggtgacgcactcagcaggctcccaccggccaccaccgagagggcagcggagcaaagcgctgagatggtcatggctgtcgatgcctttgacagcgcaggctcccccatcacagcccgccagatcaaaatctggacaaacagagatcccctcctatccctaattaagaaatgtgtcctgactggggattgggcgcccgcacacagagcatgccctgaggaggtcagaccgttccacaggcggatggatgagctctccatccaagccgactgcctactatggggcagccgggtagtcatatcccagaagggcagggaggcattcatcagggaactccacagcgagcacccaggcattgtgatgatgaaggccattgcctggtcacacgtttggtggcctggaattgattcagacctggaacactgggttcgcaggtgcacgacgtgtgcccagctgggtaatgcccccagggaggtcccactcagcccgtggccctggcccaccaggccatggtcacgcattcacattgactacacgggcctgttcatggggaagatgttcctcattgtagtagatgcacactcgaaatggatcgagtgcatcatcctgaattcatgcacgtcatccaccaccgtggaaagcctacgtgcgatcttcacaacccatggcttgccggacatcctggttagtgatagcggcccatgtttcacgagctatgaattctgggagtttatgtcgggcaatggcatcaacctcgTCAGGACTCcgacgttcaagccggcctctaatggccaggcggaacgggcagtccaaatcattaagcaaggtatgctcgggattcaaggaccctccctacaatgccgcctatcgcgtctcctgctggcctatagatcccgctcgcactcgctcatgggggtcccgcccgcagagctactcatgaaacggacactcaaaactcggttgtccctcattcacccagtcctgaccgacatagttgagggcaagcgccagtcccaaaacgagtaccatgaccgtaattcgagggggagatgtatagaaataaatgatcctgtattcgtcctcaatcacgccatggggcccaaatggcttgagggcactgtaattggcaaagagaggaatagggtcatcgtggtaaaactcaacaatggtcagatatgccgtaagcatctggaccaagtaaaaataaggttcagcatggacacggaggaacctgaagaagaccatgagatggagctcacaacaccgccagtgaatgagcaacaagagcaatcagaagaatgcacagtccctgcggtcagcccggacaggccggaatcaccacaggtgacagacactcacgtcagtgtccaacaaccagagccccaactgcggcgccccACGAGGGAGGTAGACCACCTgacagactaaacctatgatcccaataaaacttggggggggggggcggt
Proteins encoded in this window:
- the LOC139229093 gene encoding protein ABHD8-like, with product MRTNMLTSITDGIMCCITGGTLNMVGAIDSVESSDGYDYVEVKPGRVLRVKHIVPCRTPVEEENAVAVVPVEQREEEEELSGKGVVHCKRKISVYRNGQVVIENLGDVVCSEILHCRNGNTEPGRTVEIELSDANSTGPQPAAANGHTAPEPGTAKRRRRKPKKTVVIDCKKRITSCKGTHSDVALFFIHGVGGSLDIWKEQLDFFGKLGYEVVAPDLAGHGSSSAPKIGAAYTFYALAEDMRAIFKRYGKKRNILIGHSYGVSFCTFLAHEYPDQVHKVVMINGGGPTALEPSLYSIFNLPICVLHCLSPCLVWSFLKAAFARQGAKEKQLLKEGNAFKVTSFVLRAMMSGQYWPEGDEVYHAELTVPVLLMHGMHDRFVPVDEDQRMAEILLIAFLKVIDEGSHMVMMECPEMVNTLLHEFLLWEPEVTASEKAETERTTENNK